The nucleotide sequence TATTTCAGAAATTTTTTATACAAATGATTTTTTAAGAAAAGAAAAAACATTAGGCGGTTTTTTTTCTCAAAGTTTAAATGATAAAATGAATTATTCTATAGAATATAGAAATTTTCATTCGGAAAACGAACCTTATTTAAAAAATACTAAAAATTTAGTATTAAATACTTTCAATTACCAAGATCAGAACCATTACAAATTATGGGGACATTATACTTATAAAAAATTTGACATAGAAGAAAAAGAAAAAATTCCAAAATGGAATATTAGAAATTATAAAAACATTTTATTATCTAATAAAGAATTAATTCACAATAGATATTACATAAGTTTTCTTAAAAAAATATATTCTTTCAAAGAGAAAGAAAGATTTCTATTTTTTAGAACTTATATAGAATATGAAAAATATTTTAGATATCATTCATTTCAATATTGGAAGAAAAAAAAAATCAATCATTCTTATTTAAGAAATGGTTTTTTTTTAATTTTTAATCAAAAAAAAATCAATCTAGAAATAGGGTCCATTTTTGATAAAATACATTATGAGTTATTTAATAACAATATGTCTAAAAATAAGGACATCGATAATTTATCAATACAATCGAAAATTCATTATCCTATTAATAACGTTTTAGAATTTTATTCCGATGGCAAATGGATTATAGAAAATAATGATATAAAAAAATCTTATATTAAAGCTAATATAAAGTTAAATGTATTTTTATTTCCAAAGTTTTGGTTTTTAACTCAATTCAACGTTAATGAAAACAATAATAATATTTTTTTTCCGATTTACATTCTAAAAAAAAATCAAGATTATTATAACAATGAACAAAAAAATATATTCTCTTTTTGCAAAAAAAAAACAATAAATTTTTCTTTAAATTCTTACGAAAAAAAATATCATGTTTCTTTTTACATATCGAAATTAAATCATTCTTTTCAGGATCAAGATCAAGAAAAACAAATAAAAAAAATTTTATATCATAAGTATAAATATGCTCATCTATATGGATTTAAAATAAAAACTATACATAACATATGGAAATTTCAGTTAGACAATGTTTTTTTATATCAAAAATATAATTTTAATCCATTAATTTTTTCTGTTCCAAATTTCTTATCAAGAAGTACAATCTTTTATACAAAAAATTATTTTGATAAAGCTTTGTTTATACAAACAGGTTTTTCTTTTCATTATTACAGTAAGTTTTATCAACATAAGATTTATCATCCTTTTAATTATCAAACTTTTTTTTTCGAAGAAAAATATATCCCCAATGAAACTGGGGGGGGGCCTTTTGTAGATTATTTTTTGAACTTAAAAATACACAGAACTATATTCTATTTCAGTATCAAAAATATAGAATTTTATAATGAAGATAAAAATAAGGAGAAATCATTTATTCAAGTTGGTTTTTTGTGGAACCTTTTTACTTAATTATGTAAAAAAATGTAATTTTATTCATCATAATATGAAGAACTTTTTTTATTTTCTGTTATTCTTTTTGATGTCCTTATTTTCTTTTTCACAAAAAAATAAAAAGGAAATAGAAAATGTAGTAATTGAATATATCAGAAAATATGCTGTTTTTGCAATTGAAGAAATGGAAAAATTTGGAATACCAGCGAGTATTAAATTAGGACAAGGGATTTTAGAATCTTCTAGTGGAAAGAGTTTTTTATCCAAAGCGACAAATAATCATTTTGGAATAAAGTGTGGAAAAAATTGGGTAGGAGATGTTTATTATCACGATGACGATCTTCCAAAAGAATGTTTTAGAAAATATAATTCTGTGCAAGAATCTTTTCATGATCATTCTAAATTTTTACAGCAACCACGTTATTCTAAATTATTTCTACTTAAAAAAGATGATTATCAGGCTTGGGCTACAGAACTAAAAAAGGCAGGTTACGCCACATCCTTAAATTATGCAAATTTATTAATTGATCAAATAGAAAAATACTATTTATGGAAGTTAGATCAAACTACTTCTTTTAGCATAGAAAAAAGAATTAATCAATATTTAAATTATGTAAAGAATAAAAATAAAGATTCTTTTTTCAGAATATTTAGTAAAAAATTCCGTTTTCTTATAAAGAAATTGTTTCAATCAAAATAAATCATTTTTTTTGAAAAAAATATTAAAATTTTATGGATTATAATAACTTAAGGTATAGCAAAAATCATGAATGGATAGGCCCGCCAAATGAAAAAAATCAAGCTTATATAGGAGTCACTGATTTTGCTCAAAATGAGTTGGGAGATATTGTTTATTTAGATGTAGAAAATTCTATAATAGGAACAAAAATAAAAGCAGAAAATTCATTTGGGACAATAGAAGCGGTAAAAACAGTTTCTGATTTGTTTATGCCTGTTTGGGGTTGTATTCTTAAAATCAATAAAAAATTATTATCACAGCCAGAATTAATAAATAAAAGTCCTTATCAAGAAGGATGGATTATACAAATAGAAATTTTAGAAATAAAAGAATATTATCAATTAATGTCTTCAGAAGAATATTATAAATACATACAAAAATCATCATAAGGCATGAAAAAAGAAAAAAATTTTGATTTTCTTGATGATGAAAAAATTGCAAATAAAATAATCGATTTCAATCATAAAAATATAACTACAGTTCGTTTCATCATTCCTTCTATTCACTGTAGTTCTTGTGTTTTGGTTTTAGAAAGATTACCGAAATTATACAAAAATATTTTTAATTCAACTGTTGATTTCTATAGTAAACAAATTTGGATAACATTCAATAATATTGAGTTCAAGCTCAGTGATATAGCCAAATTACTAGACAATATAGGATATAGACCATCTATTAATTTTGATTCTATAGAAAATAGAAAAAGAAATCAAAATTTATTTGATAGAAAATTGATAGGAAAATTAGCTGTTTATTTTTTTTGTTTTGGCAATATTATGCTTTTAGCTATTCCAGAATATGTAGGAGCTCGACAAGAAGACATGTGGTTTGTGGAAAATCGTAATTTTTTTCGTTATTTGATGATGGTTTTAGCTTGTCCTGTCGTGATATTTTCTATTACTGATCATATCAGATATGCTATTTTAGGATTAAAAAAACATATTTTGAATATAAATGTTCCAATTTCTATTGGAATATTAGTTCTTTTTTTATGGAGTTGTTATGAAGTTTTTTTTGATTTAGGTTCTGGATATTTTGATAGTCTTTCTAGTTTTTCATTGTTTCTACTTATAAGTAGGATGTTTCAAGTATATACTCATAATAAAATTTTATCTTTTGATAAAAATTATAAATCTTTTTATCCAATTTTGATAACAAAAATATACAATGATAAAAATGACAAAAAAGAAGAAAAAGTTTTGCTTTCTTCTTTAAAAAAAGGAGATTTAATTTTAATAAGAAATGAGGAAATTGTTCCTACCGATTCTATATTAATAAAAGGAAATGCTGTATTAGATAATAGTTTTATTACAGGAGAATCCTATTTGATTCCTAAAAAAAAAGGAGAACGAATTTATGCTGGTTCTAAACAAAAAGGAGAAGCTATTCTTATAAAAGTAATTAAAAATGTGGATCACAGTTATTTGAGTCTGTTATGGAACAAGAATAAACCTAATCAATATTCTTATCAATTTGATTTAAGTTCAATATCCAATAGATTTAGTCAATATTTTACTCCTACTATTTTGATAATTTCGATCTTAACTGGAATGTACTGGGGATTTTTTAGTGATGACTCTTCAAAAGTTTTTCAGACAGTTTTTTCTGTTTTAATTATTACTTGTCCTTGCGCTTTGGTCCTTTCTTCTCCATTAATTTTCGGAAGTATGATACGTTTTTTTTCAAAAAAAGGTTTTTATATAAAAGATATTTTTACAATGGAAAGAATCTCTTCAGTAAGAACTTTAATATTTGATAAAACTGGAACCATAACTGATATAAATAAAGACAAAATTTCTTTTGTAGGAAATATGGAACACGAAGAAAAAAAAATTATAGCTTCCTTATTAAAAAATTCAAGTCATCCTTTAAGTCAAAAAATATTATCAGAATTATCTATAAAAGATTTCTATTCTATAAAAAATTTTAGAGAAATTCTAGGAAAAGGATTAGAAGGTGTTGTAAAAAATATATCAGTTAAAATTGGAACTCAAAAATATTTAGATATTCCAAATAATACAATTAATGAACACGGAATCAATCATACAAAAGTATTTATTTCTATAAATAATAAATTCATAGGTTATTTTTTATTTAGAAATTATTATCGTAAGGGAATAGAAAAAATGTTTCAATATTTAAAAGAATACAATATTTTTATTCTTTCTGGTGATCAGAATGATTTAGAAAAAAAGTATTTAAAATCTATTTTACCAAAATCAAGTAAGGTTTTTTTTAGTCAAAGTCCTGAAGATAAACTAAATTGTGTTAAACAATTACAAAAGAAAGGAGAAAAAGTTATGATGTTTGGGGATGGAATTAATGATTGTGCAGCGTTGAATCAAAGTGAAGTTGGGGTTTCTGTATCTGAAAATCCTACTAGTTTTTTCCCAACTTGTGATGCTTTTATAGAATCCAGTTGTTTAAATAAAATTTATTTTTTTTTAAAAGTATCTAAAGTATCTGGAAAATTAGTATTTATTAATTTTATGATTAGTTTATTTTATAATGTCATAGGAATTTATTTTGCAATTACCGGAAACTTAAGACCTTTTATAGCTGCTATTTTAATGCCTTTAAGTTCTTTTTCCGTAATTTTTTTTTCTATTATATCTACTTGGATCATTTCAAGAAAATTAATATTTTAGTTATATCATTTTTCTCATGGACATATTAATTATTATGATATTATCTAGTGTTTCTTTGGGGGCATTTTTTCTCATATTTTTTTTAATTTGTCTTTATTCTGGACAATTTGATGATTATGAATCTCCTAGTATTAGAATTTTAATTGATGATATTGATGATTTTGAAAAAAATTAAATTTTTAGATGAAATTAAAGACATATTATTATAACAACAGTATTGTAAAAGCTTTTTTGTATGCTACAATATTTTGGGCTTTGATTGGATTTTTAGCTGGGTTATTTATAGCCTTATTATTATTCTTTCCAGAAGTGCCAGAACTTATTTTGGGTAATAATTTAAAGGATTCTCAAGGTATTTTGGGATTTGGAAGATGGAGAATGTTACATACAAGTACTGCTATTTTTGCTTTTGTAGGAAATATTATTTTTACAGGATATTATTATGCTTTACAACGTTTGTTAAAAACGAGAATTTTTAGTGATGTTCTAAGTTGGATCCATTTTTGGGGATGGCAAATATTTATTGTTTCTACTTGGATTACTTTTTTATTAGGGATTAATACAAGTAAAGAATATGCTGAACATGAATGGCCTATAGATATAGGGGTATTATTTATTTGGATTATTTACGGAATAAATATGATTGGAAGCATTTTGAAAAGAAAAATTCAACATTTATATGTTAGCATTTGGTTTTTATTAGGAACATGGGTCGCTGTAGGAATGTTACATGTATTTAACAATCTTGAATTACCTATATCTCTTTTATCCTTTAAAAGTTATTCTATATATGCTGGAGTACAAGACGCTTTAATGCAATGGTGGTATGGTCATAATGCTGTAGCATTTATTTTAACTACACCTATATTGGGTTTAATGTATTATTTTGTACCAAAAGCATCCAATCAACCCATTTTTTCTTACAAACTTTCTATTATACATTTTTGGTCATTAATATTTATATATATTTGGGCTGGCCCTCATCATTTAATGTATACATCTCTTCCTAATTGGGCACAAATGTTAGGTACTATTTTTTCAATTATGCTTATTGCTCCTTCTTGGGGCGGAATGTTAAATGGATTACTTACTTTAAGAGGCGCTTGGAATAAAATGAAAACGAATCCAGTTTTAAAGTTTTTTGTAGTTGGAATTACTTGTTATGGAATGGCGACTTTTGAAGGCCCCATGTTAGCGACTAAAACTCTAAATTCAATAGGACATTTTACGGACTGGGTAATAGCTCATGTACATTTAGGAACTTTAGGGTGGAATGGCTTCATGGCTTTTGGTATTATATATTGGTTGACTCAAAAAATATGGAATACGAAGTTATATTCTATATTATTGGCTAATATTCATTTCTGGTTAGGTGTTTTTGGGATTATTTTATATATTTTTCCCATGTATTTTGGGTCTATTTTGCAATCTATTATGTGGAAGAAATTTAATCCTGATGGCACTTTAGCTTATAAAAATTTTTTGGATTCTGTTTTATCTATTATCCCATTTTATAAAATGAGATTTATAGGTGGAATTATTTATTTCTTCGGTTTTATTTTAATGATTTATAATATTTTTAAAACAATCAGACAAGGTTATTCATTAGATAATGAAAAATTTCAATGTGATCCATTATATGGTGTTTCTGTAAAAAACAAAAGTGAAACATTTCATAATTGGTTGGAAAAAAAACCAATACAATTAACAATTCTCTCTTTTATAGCAGTAGCTATTGGTGGATTTATAGAAATTATCCCCACTTTAGTAATAAAATCTAACGTTCCTACAATTCATAACGTGAAACCTTACAAAGCCTTAGAATTAGAAGGTAGAGATTTATTTGTTAGAGAAGGATGTAATGCTTGTCATAGTGCGCAAGTTCGTCCATTTAGAGATGAAGTAGTACGTTATGGAGAGTATTCTAAAGCCGGTGAATTTGTATATGATCATCCATTTCTTTGGGGTTCTAAACGAACAGGGCCAGATTTGGCTAGAGAAGGAGGCAAAAATCCAAATTCTTGGCATTTTAATCATATGTATAATCCTCGTTCTACTTCTCCTGGGTCTATTATGCCAAGATATCCTTGGTTGATTTATAATAAATTGGATAGATCTAATACGGAAAAGAAAATAAAAGCAATGATAAAATTAGGAGTACCATATACTTCGGAGTACATAAAAAATATAAATCAAGATATGGATCATCAAGCAAGTAAAATTGTACGTGAAATTTATCAAGAATATCCAAGTTTGAAAAAAGAAATAAATCAACAAAAGAAAGTGGAAAAAGAAAAGTTTATTCCATTAGAAAAAAGAGAAGTTATAGCTATTATTGCTTATTTACAGAAATTAGGAACAGATATCAAATCTTAAACGGATGGATAAATAAATTCAAAAATTTATGATAAGTTTTTTTAAGCAATATTTTACAGGTGAAAAAAATATAGGCATTTTTCAATCTTTAATATTAATTTTATTTTTATTGTCATTTTTTTTTATAATATTTTTTGTGTTTTCAAAATCTAAAAAATATTATCATAAAATAAGTTTAATCCCTTTAGAATTAGAAGAAGAAAAAAAAAGGAAAGATTATGAGGTCTAAAGTTCCTTCTTTTATTATGATCCCTTCTTTTTTGTCTATTATAATATTTACGCTTTATGTATTTCTTGTAAGTCATAATCATATATCTTATTTATTACATCCTATTATCATATTTTTTTTTATTATAACTACAATATTGTTGTATATTTTAGAATCTATTAATAGTTTAATTTTTTACAAAAAATTGCAATCTTTTTCAGAAGAAGAAAGAAAAAGGATTATTAAAGAAAATGAAGGGAATTATTTATATAGGTTTTACAGATTTATATTTTACAATCCTAAATATGATGAAGTAAAAAAAATAGATCATGGTTTTGACGGGATCATAGAACTAGATAATAAATTACCCATGTGGTGGGTTCATCTTTTTTATCTTACAATTATTTTTTCCGCAATTTATTTTTTTTCTTATTTATTCATAGATTTTTCTAATCCTTATAAAGAATATGATATAGCTTATAAAAATCAATTAAGAGAAATTGAAATTTTTGAAAAAAATACTCCCCAAGTAACTATAGAAAAAGCTTCTTTTAAGGAAGATTCTATCAATAGTGGAAAAGTTCTTTTTGAGGAAAATTGTGCGACTTGTCATCAGTTGGATGGGAGCGGAAATATAGGTCCTAATTTAACAGATGATTATTGGATTAATGTAAAAGAAAAAGATTTATTTAAAAACATATTTTATATAATATGGAATGGGAGTGAGAATAATCCAACTATGCGTGCTTTTGGGAAATCAGGAGAAATTAAAGGAAATGATATTGAAAAAATATCCAGTTATGTTTATTTTATAAATCAAAAATATAAAAAGCCTTTAAAAAATAAAGGACCCCAAGGAATAAAAATAACAGAATGGAGTAAAATATAAGTGATTTAGTGATTTTTACTATCATCAAAGTTTTCTTATTTGAAAATATTTAAAATTTTAATTATGAAAATTAAATTCAATTGGGATATTGGGGTTATGTTCTCTTTAATTGTTTTTATAACCTTTATTATTTACATAGCTTTCATTTTTCCACATGTAGAAAGCCAGCTTGTTTCGGATAGATATTATGAAGATGAAATGAAATATCAAGAAATTATAAATCAAAAAAAAAATGTGTTAAAACTTCCTGAAAAAATAAAAGTTTTTATTTTACATTCTGGTATTGAAGTAGTATTTCCTCCTGTTAATAATGATATTCATGGATTTTTTACTTTATTTAGATCTTCTTCTAAAGATTTAGACTTTACGCGGTCTTTCAAAATATTGAGCTCTTCCAAAAAAATATTATTGATTCCCAAAAAATTTTTAAAAAAAGGATATTATAAACTTATAATTAGATGGAAAACAAGTAAAAAATATTTTTTTGAAAAAGATATTTTTTGGAATGAAAAAAAATAAAATTTTACCTGTCTTACAAATTTTAATATTATTAAACATAATGAGAAAAAATATAAGTAATTTTCGTAAAGAATCTTTAAATTATCATAGTCAGTTTCCTTCTGGAAAAATACAAATCACTCCTACAAAAAAATATAGCAGTCAAAGAGATTTATCTCTTGCTTATTCTCCAGGGGTAGCTGAGCCTTGTAAGGAAATAGCACGTTCTTCAATAGAAGCATATAAATATACATCTAAAGGAAATCTTGTAGCAGTAATTACTAATGGATCGGCTGTATTAGGTCTCGGGGATATTGGAGCATTAGCTTCTAAACCAGTTATGGAGGGTAAGGCTCTTTTATTTAAAATATTTTCCGGTATTGATGTTTTTGATATAGAAATAGATGAATCAGATCCAGAAAAATTTATAGAAACAGTCAAAGCAATTGCTCCTACTTTTGGAGGAATTAATTTGGAAGATATAAAAGCTCCAGAAGCTTTTGAAATTGAAAGAAGACTTAAAAAAGAACTTAATATACCCGTTATGCATGATGATCAACATGGAACGGCTATTATTTCTGGAGCTGCATTACTAAACGCTATTACTTATGTAGGAAAAAAAATTCATGAAGTTAAAATGGTAATTAATGGAGCTGGTGCTGCAGCTATTTCTTGTGCTAGAACATATAAACAACTTGGAGTTAAACCTGAAAATATTCTTATGTTTGATAGTAAAGGATTATTACATACTTCAAGGAAGGATTTAAACAAGGAAAAAAAAGAGTTTTCCGTAAATATTTATCCCATT is from Blattabacterium cuenoti and encodes:
- the ccoS gene encoding cbb3-type cytochrome oxidase assembly protein CcoS, whose translation is MILSSVSLGAFFLIFFLICLYSGQFDDYESPSIRILIDDIDDFEKN
- a CDS encoding FixH family protein, with protein sequence MKIKFNWDIGVMFSLIVFITFIIYIAFIFPHVESQLVSDRYYEDEMKYQEIINQKKNVLKLPEKIKVFILHSGIEVVFPPVNNDIHGFFTLFRSSSKDLDFTRSFKILSSSKKILLIPKKFLKKGYYKLIIRWKTSKKYFFEKDIFWNEKK
- a CDS encoding cbb3-type cytochrome c oxidase N-terminal domain-containing protein, with product MRSKVPSFIMIPSFLSIIIFTLYVFLVSHNHISYLLHPIIIFFFIITTILLYILESINSLIFYKKLQSFSEEERKRIIKENEGNYLYRFYRFIFYNPKYDEVKKIDHGFDGIIELDNKLPMWWVHLFYLTIIFSAIYFFSYLFIDFSNPYKEYDIAYKNQLREIEIFEKNTPQVTIEKASFKEDSINSGKVLFEENCATCHQLDGSGNIGPNLTDDYWINVKEKDLFKNIFYIIWNGSENNPTMRAFGKSGEIKGNDIEKISSYVYFINQKYKKPLKNKGPQGIKITEWSKI
- a CDS encoding putative porin: MIIFILTFLFFVSDNEKINIDKNRTKNMEFYHPTDQDYKFWTEEKNMKKPFLEKSFSIEKYYSLNFLKYDNIGLFFNNENIMKENLNEGMPKKMLFFKDPFFYREKIKYFDVKTPISEIFYTNDFLRKEKTLGGFFSQSLNDKMNYSIEYRNFHSENEPYLKNTKNLVLNTFNYQDQNHYKLWGHYTYKKFDIEEKEKIPKWNIRNYKNILLSNKELIHNRYYISFLKKIYSFKEKERFLFFRTYIEYEKYFRYHSFQYWKKKKINHSYLRNGFFLIFNQKKINLEIGSIFDKIHYELFNNNMSKNKDIDNLSIQSKIHYPINNVLEFYSDGKWIIENNDIKKSYIKANIKLNVFLFPKFWFLTQFNVNENNNNIFFPIYILKKNQDYYNNEQKNIFSFCKKKTINFSLNSYEKKYHVSFYISKLNHSFQDQDQEKQIKKILYHKYKYAHLYGFKIKTIHNIWKFQLDNVFLYQKYNFNPLIFSVPNFLSRSTIFYTKNYFDKALFIQTGFSFHYYSKFYQHKIYHPFNYQTFFFEEKYIPNETGGGPFVDYFLNLKIHRTIFYFSIKNIEFYNEDKNKEKSFIQVGFLWNLFT
- the gcvH gene encoding glycine cleavage system protein GcvH, with product MDYNNLRYSKNHEWIGPPNEKNQAYIGVTDFAQNELGDIVYLDVENSIIGTKIKAENSFGTIEAVKTVSDLFMPVWGCILKINKKLLSQPELINKSPYQEGWIIQIEILEIKEYYQLMSSEEYYKYIQKSS
- a CDS encoding cytochrome oxidase is translated as MISFFKQYFTGEKNIGIFQSLILILFLLSFFFIIFFVFSKSKKYYHKISLIPLELEEEKKRKDYEV
- a CDS encoding heavy metal translocating P-type ATPase; this encodes MKKEKNFDFLDDEKIANKIIDFNHKNITTVRFIIPSIHCSSCVLVLERLPKLYKNIFNSTVDFYSKQIWITFNNIEFKLSDIAKLLDNIGYRPSINFDSIENRKRNQNLFDRKLIGKLAVYFFCFGNIMLLAIPEYVGARQEDMWFVENRNFFRYLMMVLACPVVIFSITDHIRYAILGLKKHILNINVPISIGILVLFLWSCYEVFFDLGSGYFDSLSSFSLFLLISRMFQVYTHNKILSFDKNYKSFYPILITKIYNDKNDKKEEKVLLSSLKKGDLILIRNEEIVPTDSILIKGNAVLDNSFITGESYLIPKKKGERIYAGSKQKGEAILIKVIKNVDHSYLSLLWNKNKPNQYSYQFDLSSISNRFSQYFTPTILIISILTGMYWGFFSDDSSKVFQTVFSVLIITCPCALVLSSPLIFGSMIRFFSKKGFYIKDIFTMERISSVRTLIFDKTGTITDINKDKISFVGNMEHEEKKIIASLLKNSSHPLSQKILSELSIKDFYSIKNFREILGKGLEGVVKNISVKIGTQKYLDIPNNTINEHGINHTKVFISINNKFIGYFLFRNYYRKGIEKMFQYLKEYNIFILSGDQNDLEKKYLKSILPKSSKVFFSQSPEDKLNCVKQLQKKGEKVMMFGDGINDCAALNQSEVGVSVSENPTSFFPTCDAFIESSCLNKIYFFLKVSKVSGKLVFINFMISLFYNVIGIYFAITGNLRPFIAAILMPLSSFSVIFFSIISTWIISRKLIF
- the ccoN gene encoding cytochrome-c oxidase, cbb3-type subunit I translates to MKLKTYYYNNSIVKAFLYATIFWALIGFLAGLFIALLLFFPEVPELILGNNLKDSQGILGFGRWRMLHTSTAIFAFVGNIIFTGYYYALQRLLKTRIFSDVLSWIHFWGWQIFIVSTWITFLLGINTSKEYAEHEWPIDIGVLFIWIIYGINMIGSILKRKIQHLYVSIWFLLGTWVAVGMLHVFNNLELPISLLSFKSYSIYAGVQDALMQWWYGHNAVAFILTTPILGLMYYFVPKASNQPIFSYKLSIIHFWSLIFIYIWAGPHHLMYTSLPNWAQMLGTIFSIMLIAPSWGGMLNGLLTLRGAWNKMKTNPVLKFFVVGITCYGMATFEGPMLATKTLNSIGHFTDWVIAHVHLGTLGWNGFMAFGIIYWLTQKIWNTKLYSILLANIHFWLGVFGIILYIFPMYFGSILQSIMWKKFNPDGTLAYKNFLDSVLSIIPFYKMRFIGGIIYFFGFILMIYNIFKTIRQGYSLDNEKFQCDPLYGVSVKNKSETFHNWLEKKPIQLTILSFIAVAIGGFIEIIPTLVIKSNVPTIHNVKPYKALELEGRDLFVREGCNACHSAQVRPFRDEVVRYGEYSKAGEFVYDHPFLWGSKRTGPDLAREGGKNPNSWHFNHMYNPRSTSPGSIMPRYPWLIYNKLDRSNTEKKIKAMIKLGVPYTSEYIKNINQDMDHQASKIVREIYQEYPSLKKEINQQKKVEKEKFIPLEKREVIAIIAYLQKLGTDIKS
- a CDS encoding glycoside hydrolase family 73 protein; translation: MKIKIRRNHLFKLVFCGTFLLNYVKKCNFIHHNMKNFFYFLLFFLMSLFSFSQKNKKEIENVVIEYIRKYAVFAIEEMEKFGIPASIKLGQGILESSSGKSFLSKATNNHFGIKCGKNWVGDVYYHDDDLPKECFRKYNSVQESFHDHSKFLQQPRYSKLFLLKKDDYQAWATELKKAGYATSLNYANLLIDQIEKYYLWKLDQTTSFSIEKRINQYLNYVKNKNKDSFFRIFSKKFRFLIKKLFQSK